One Nerophis lumbriciformis linkage group LG21, RoL_Nlum_v2.1, whole genome shotgun sequence DNA segment encodes these proteins:
- the sem1 gene encoding 26S proteasome complex subunit SEM1 — translation MSDKKQTVDLGLLEEDDEFEEFPAEDWTGLDEDEDAHVWEDNWDDDNVEDDFSNQLRAELEKHGYKMETS, via the exons ATGTCGGACAAAAAACAAACCGTCGACCTGGGCTTACTGGAGGAAGACGATGAGTTTGAAGAATTCCCAGCCGAAG ATTGGACGGGGCTGGATGAGGACGAAGACGCCCACGTTTGGGAAGACAACTGGGATGATGACAACGTGGAGGATGATTTCTCCAACCAGTTAAG AGCGGAGCTGGAAAAGCACGGCTACAAGATGGAGACATCGTAG